The Apium graveolens cultivar Ventura chromosome 11, ASM990537v1, whole genome shotgun sequence genome has a window encoding:
- the LOC141696169 gene encoding uncharacterized protein LOC141696169 — protein MKKIWQIINESAQKFCACYDEAQRKIESGSNLDKIIEKAHKDHLTNYKKKSNFELHWCELRRYPKWRTPPTNASSKRTTLGSSGAYSLGGNNNKPTSDEFEPVHPKGTKAATKKKGNGEATTAKVDE, from the coding sequence ATGAAAAAAATATGGCAAATAATTAATGAAAGTGCTCAGAAATTTTGTGCGTGTTATGATGAGGCTCAGCGAAAAATTGAAAGTGGTTCAAACTTGGACAAAATAATTGAGAAAGCTCACAAAGATCATTTAACTAACTACAAGAAGAAGTCTAACTTTGAGCTTCATTGGTGTGAGCTTCGTAGATATCCCAAATGGAGAACTCCTCCAACCAATGCGAGTTCTAAAAGAACTACATTAGGTAGTTCTGGAGCTTACTCATTAGGAGGAAATAACAATAAACCTACATCCGATGAATTTGAACCAGTTCATCCTAAAGGTACAAAAGCTGCAACTAAAAAGAAGGGAAATGGGGAGGCCACAACTGCAAAAGTTGATGAATGA